Proteins encoded in a region of the Coffea eugenioides isolate CCC68of chromosome 4, Ceug_1.0, whole genome shotgun sequence genome:
- the LOC113767782 gene encoding uncharacterized protein LOC113767782 isoform X1, whose translation MEMKKKKLVTRGELLDRWRGIEEEDDDEQGQDLHKRGRLRQLKQAWFSDAFNFLIGLPDDNHIWCSSWDLMGPLLETFYNYSIDEPHGSPLKILWTRISEEMRHCTQCICQHHRTQDMYNMDYDPSSIGPLLEVVRTLDEERISKNLKEINAKVARGELDPACTNAEVVCVMFEVLMFPFLLDDQSLATEFEKFIEAIDSSHELTLAGHQQYPGVYALLFLKSRRARSIGFRLAAQMGNVRRSADLDPLQPLLKKCVSLLETEIVPSATETSRPRVQLDRITVWLGIKALLGFLEPPAFEEGILDRYPVFLSIVLNQISDDLEFSHAVNCLRLLFQMLGCKLWWRSTLSPSVMCNTLLGQCFHTRNEKSHKEIFDLFQPFLQSLEALQDGEHEMQRRHLLYFLLHQVTVSSNFSVLMRKKACQIALLIVHRGYKINPPCPPYECVHMWCPSLVSSLKDSSLHISLRQPALDLIQTVVISDASALVATILNNHLLSCNEKVVPVEANDENDNNEELLIGEDIEEKDTSCWNEFHLQMKNTTLTYTEWLCIPMLWFDVLVGIDPLILPVSFSKAVFWALSRFSMVEAEYSIRMSVSIGDLLTTCASEISHLFGWKIPSGSDDGGDRAESKNSIGVSKMYIPLIRTFRRLASHYIFRMEQSELKKQWTWEPGMADSLILFLVDPNDNDRQVSRLILEQFSGEKGLTSGLRFLCSSQSSLAAIFLGLRHALKLVHLDAVLLNFQMLHHFFFVLCKLIKEGNSCRDPIAGGSRGVLNVPQFSSRGGFLRQPVINLRKDDLNSSVVNSTAWEKFCCSISEMAWPSVKKCLAEGKAFKDDKISQMTSVRLLEILPIIFGELYPNSGLTMKVITDMKWLHDFMDWGRSSLAVVARYWKQALVSLLGVLKKSCSQNTACAIRAVERLMSSDNVAMDEMNDQVTCLSLSLVDDGSSALNKSNMKPKSIFSEELLHGQNCLLENVKLLSPNAVEEHLTGLDGLIGRERDNVIILLDDDEKPAISAVEKIQSYLGLTQDSFDNKAFSSVPMERTLHCNEENNSATGCLGYSSETLCEGSIEGFSPIIQKLEMDKTEGREWPAPDLMFKSIESKEKEMSPKHNKNYFCPTENVSDLKSSDESVDSGGTGSSKSQLGWKMKAPVGTSNIFNSNSKDHKSDDKVLEKSHLVTNKVLHHDREDDSWDFSFFKSARPHKSLLSKPSNPGAKRQVIQLNLPMQNRSGSWRLNLEKGRFKAPRLDDWYKSILELDYFVTVGLASEDKGGNRKFGKLKEVPVCFKSPDEYVEIFRPLVLEEFKAQLHSSFQEMTSVDEMCYGGISVLSVERIDDFHMVRCVHDDAESSGSRSFLEKDLILLTRQPLPRSSHGDIHVVGKVEKREIDIKRRSSVLVLRLYLQNGSSRLNRARKFLVERSKWCISHIMSITPQLREFQALSSLREIPLLPVILNPACHTGVNNSRRENLGRLSQPLQQVLRSSYNGSQLQAISAAIGSFDLKKDFEVSLVQGPPGTGKTRTILGIVSGLLAFSQTRDKKRTGSRDPYRTTSSDMHSRSQINQSAAIARAWQDAALAKQLHEEEDRSTKSSGSCSRGRILICAQSNAAVDELVSRISTEGLYGCDGLIYKPYLVRVGNIKTVHPNSLPYFIDTLVDQRVVEETANDGKTEIGVDSVSVLRSNLESLVDQIRFYEAKRANLVGRDPDTRRQLEGSVKGDDLKEPIDTEIEAKLKRLYEKKKAFYKDLSHAQAQEKKASEESKARKQKLRRAILKEAEVVVTTLSGCGGDLYGVCAESILSHKFSSSTESTLFDAVVVDEAAQALEPATLIPLQLLKSKGTRCIMVGDPKQLPATVLSNIASKYLYQCSMFERLQRAGHPVVMLTQQYRMHPEICRFPSLHFYDGKLKNGDQMSSKAAVFHETEGLGPYMFFDVVDGQESHGKNTGSLSLYNECEADAAVEVLRHFKKRYPLEFVGGRIGVITPYKRQLSVLRSRFSSAFGSSISAEMEFNTVDGFQGREVDILVLSTVRAAEHQASRSSSSSIGFVADVRRMNVALTRAKFSLWILGNARTLQTNENWASLLKDAKERNLVTQVRRPYNNLIFNSASHEIPPDEGPGNHLRQLQHVNKVKATAKHADVQNTRAKDISEKKRKYIMSEAPVDAVTGEIEHVVPSVKTVAQSKIRVTNKNNSPLVKDFASVFVENSEGQICEGLKPSIDGSQAGNEGTSGKRTSAMKIKSTELNSPDGNMGGNSSNDQEHLEKVKCENRRHLKRQASRRCLDPSKHQRTSLMMDTGVTSPEGSLSGDRGYVDKASGQVELPNDTILKRKQQRDAVDALLSSALISSKKPESSAKSVPVRTLSSTSVEGGVIRTRKLGKAPHKDTHIPATSPTISRKEEILDER comes from the exons GTTTTGATGTTTCCCTTCTTGTTGGATGATCAATCTTTGGCTACTGAATTTGAAAAGTTCATTGAAGCAATTGATAGCTCTCACGAACTGACATTGGCCGGACATCAGCAGTATCCA GGAGTTTATGCATTACTTTTCCTTAAAAGCAGAAGAGCACGTTCTATTGGTTTTCGGCTGGCTGCACAAATGGGTAATGTAAG GAGATCAGCTGACTTGGATCCTCTGCAGCCTTTGCTGAAGAAATGTGTTAGTCTTCTGGAGACTGAAATAGTGCCATCAGCTACTGAGACTTCTAGACCTAGGGTGCAGCTGGACCGAATAACTGTATGGCTCGGGATTAAAGCATT GCTTGGGTTCTTAGAACCTCCAGCATTTGAGGAAGGGATATTAGATCGCTACCCTGTTTTTTTGAGTATCGTACTTAACCAAATTAGTGATGATCTTGAATTTTCTCACGCTGTTAATTGCCTGAGGCTGCTTTTCCAAATGCTTG GATGTAAGCTTTGGTGGAGATCAACATTGTCTCCAAGTGTTATGTGTAATACATTGCTAGGTCAATGTTTTCATACTCGTAATGAGAAAAGCCACAAAGAAATTTTTGATCTTTTCCAGCCTTTTTTGCAG TCTCTAGAAGCTTTACAAGATGGAGAGCATGAAATGCAACGGAGGCATCTTCTTTACTTCCTTTTGCATCAAGTGACCGTGAGTAGTAACTTCAGTGTACTGATGCGAAAAAAGGCTTGTCAG ATTGCTCTTCTCATTGTTCACCGAGGTTACAAGATTAACCCACCTTGCCCACCTTATGAATGTGTGCACATGTG GTGCCCTTCTCTTGTCTCTTCTTTGAAGGATTCATCCCTTCATATCTCACTGAGACAACCAGCCTTGGATCTTATTCAAACAGTTGTAATTTCTGATGCTTCTGCTTTGGTTGCCACAATTTTGAACAATCATTTGCTTTCATGTAACGAAAAAGTTGTGCCTGTTGAGGCTAATGATGAAAATGACAACAATGAAGAGCTCCTTATTGGTGAAGATATTGAAGAGAAGGACACAAGTTGTTGGAATGAATTCCATCTGCAGATGAAAAATACTACACTGACATATACGGAGTGGCTGTGCATTCCAATGCTATGGTTTGATGTTCTAGTTGGAATTGATCCTTTGATCCTTCCGGTATCATTTTCCAAAGCTGTTTTTTGGGCTCTATCTCGTTTCTCTATGGTAGAGGCAGAGTATAGCATCCGAATGTCAGTTTCAATAGGGGATTTGCTGACAACCTGTGCTTCAGAAATTTCTCATCTTTTTGGATGGAAGATCCCTTCTGGTTCTGACGATGGTGGAGATAGAGCAGAGTCCAAAAACTCCATTGGTGTCTCAAAAATGTATATTCCTCTCATAAGGACATTTAGGAG GTTGGCTTCCCACTATATTTTCAGAATGGAGCAAAGTGAACTGAAGAAGCAGTGGACTTGGGAGCCAGGGATGGCTGATAGTCTGATTCTTTTTCTTGTTGATCCAAATGAT AATGACAGACAAGTGAGTAGGCTTATCCTTGAGCAATTTTCAGGCGAAAAAGGCCTTACTTCTGGTCTGCGGTTTCTCTGTTCGAGCCAATCTTCATTGGCAGCCATCTTTCTGGGGTTGAGACATGCCCTGAAACTG GTTCACTTGGATGCTGTGTTACTGAACTTTCAAATGCTACACCATTTCTTCTTTGTGCTATGCAAATTAATTAAAGAAGGAAATTCATGTAGAGATCCAATTGCTGGGGGTTCTCGAGGAGTTTTAAATGTTCCACAGTTTTCTTCCCGAGGTGGATTTTTAAGGCAGCCTGTAATTAATCTGAGAAAGGACGACCTAAATTCATCTGTTGTCAATTCTACAGCCTGGGAGAAATTCTGTTGCTCAATATCAGAAATGGCATGGCCATCTGTGAAGAAGTGTTTGGCTGAAGGCAAGGCATTCAAAGATGATAAAATATCTCAG ATGACAAGTGTCCGTCTACTTGAGATCCTTCCTATTATATTTGGCGAACTTTATCCAAATTCAGGCCTCACAATGAAAGTTATAACTGACATGAAGTGGCTTCATGATTTCATGGATTGGGGTAGGTCATCACTTGCTGTGGTGGCTAGATACTGGAAACAAGCTCTAGTTTCTTTGCTGGGTGTGCTTAAGAAGTCATGCAGTCAAAATACTGCTTGTGCAATTAGGGCTGTGGAGAGGCTCATGTCATCAG ATAATGTTGCAATGGATGAAATGAATGATCAAGTCACATGCCTCTCTCTTTCATTGGTGGATGACGGTTCTTCTGCATTAAATAAATCAAACATGAAACCCAAATCAATATTCTCTGAAGAGCTATTGCACGGGCAAAATTGTTTGCTTGAAAATGTGAAATTGTTATCCCCGAATGCTGTAGAAGAACATCTGACAGGCTTGGATGGATTAATTGGTAGAGAGAGGGATAATGTGATAATTCTTCTGGATGATGATGAAAAACCAGCAATTTCTGCTGTTGAGAAGATTCAATCTTATCTTGGGTTGACTCAAGATAGTTTTGATAATAAGGCTTTTTCTTCTGTTCCTATGGAAAGAACTTTGCATTgtaatgaagaaaataattctGCGACTGGTTGTTTGGGATATTCATCAGAAACTCTTTGCGAAGGAAGTATAGAGGGTTTTTCACCTATCATTCAGAAGCTGGAGATGGATAAAACTGAAGGCAGAGAGTGGCCTGCACCTGACTTGATGTTTAAGTCCATAGAGAGTAAGGAAAAAGAGATGAGCCCTAAACACAATAAGAATTACTTTTGTCCTACAGAAAATGTATCTGACTTAAAGTCATCGGATGAAAGTGTAGATTCAGGGGGAACTGGTTCTTCCAAGTCTCAACTTGGTTGGAAAATGAAAGCACCAGTTGGTACAAGTAATATCTTTAACAGCAACAGCAAGGACCACAAAAGCGATGACAAAGTTCTAGAAAAAAGTCATCTAGTCACAAACAAGGTATTACATCATGATAGAGAAGATGATTCAtgggatttttcttttttcaagtcAGCAAGGCCTCACAAATCACTGTTATCCAAACCAAGCAACCCTGGTGCTAAACGACAAGTCATTCAACTCAACTTACCCATGCAAAACAGGTCTGGGAGCTGGAGGCTGAATCTTGAAAAGGGAAGATTTAAGGCTCCCAGGCTTGATGATTGGTATAAATCAATTCTAGAGTTGGATTACTTTGTGACAGTTGGATTAGCATCAGAAGACAAAGGTGGGAATAGGAAGTTTGGCAAATTGAAGGAGGTCCCTGTTTGTTTTAAATCACCTGATGAATATGTTGAAATTTTTCGTCCACTAGTACTAGAAGAATTTAAGGCACAGCTTCACAGTTCTTTTCAGGAGATGACTTCTGTAGATGAGATGTGTTATGGAGGTATTTCTGTGCTGTCTGTTGAACGAATTGATGATTTTCATATGGTTCGCTGTGTCCATGATGACGCTGAATCCTCGGGTTCTAGGAGCTTCTTGGAGAAGGATCTCATATTGCTTACTAGGCAACCATTGCCACGTTCTTCCCATGGGGACATTCACGTGGTCGGGAAG GTTGAGAAGCGTGAAATAGACATTAAAAGAAGATCAAGTGTCTTAGTTCTCAGACTGTATCTGCAAAATGGATCTTCTCGTCTTAATCGAGCTAGAAAGTTTCTTGTTGAACGAAGTAAATGGTGCATTAGTCACATTATGAGCATTACACCTCAACTCCGAGAATTCCAAGCATTGTCATCATTAAGAGAAATTCCTTTGCTTCCTGTTATCTTGAATCCAGCCTGTCATACTGGTGTTAATAATTCTAGAAGAGAAAATCTTGGCAGATTGTCTCAGCCTTTGCAGCAGGTTTTAAGGTCCTCATATAATGGCTCTCAACTGCAAGCTATCTCTGCTGCTATTGgatcatttgatttgaaaaaggaTTTTGAAGTGTCCCTTGTACAGGGTCCACCAG GGACTGGTAAGACCAGAACAATTTTGGGAATTGTGAGTGGTTTGCTAGCATTTTCCCAGACTAGGGATAAGAAAAGAACGGGAAGTCGGGATCCATATCGTACGACTAGCTCTGACATGCATTCCAGATCACAGATCAATCAGTCTGCTGCGATTGCAAGGGCATGGCAGGATGCAGCATTGGCCAAGCAACTACATGAAGAGGAAGACAGGAGCACCAAGTCCTCTGGCAGTTGCAGTAGAGGACGGATTCTCATCTGTGCTCAATCCAATGCTGCAGTTGATGAGTTAGTGTCTAGAATATCAACTGAAGGGCTTTATGGTTGTGATGGACTGATATATAAACCATATCTTGTTAGAGTTGGCAATATCAAGACTGTTCATCCGAATTCACTGCCTTACTTTATTGACACACTTGTTGATCAGCGTGTGGTTGAGGAGACTGCGAATGATGGAAAGACTGAGATTGGTGTGGACTCAGTCTCAGTTCTTCGTTCTAATCTGGAGAGTTTAGTTGATCAAATCAGATTTTATGAAGCCAAGCGTGCGAACTTGGTGGGTAGAGATCCAGATACAAGAAGACAATTAGAAGGGAGTGTTAAAGGTGATGACTTGAAGGAACCAATTGATACAGAAATTGAAGCAAAGCTGAAAAGATTGtatgagaaaaagaaagcatTCTATAAAGATCTTTCCCATGCACAAGCTCAGGAGAAAAAGGCCAGTGAAGAAAGCAAAGCTCGTAAACAGAAGTTGCGAAGGGCTATATTGAAAGAAGCTGAAGTTGTCGTGACTACACTGAGTGGCTGTGGTGGAGATCTTTATGGGGTTTGTGCTGAATCTATCTTGAGCCATAAGTTCAGCAGTTCAACAGAAAGCACCCTATTTGATGCTGTTGTAGTAGATGAAGCAGCACAA GCCCTTGAACCTGCTACATTGATTCCTCTTCAGCTGTTAAAGTCAAAGGGAACCAGATGTATAATG GTTGGTGATCCCAAACAGCTTCCTGCTACAGTTCTTTCTAACATTGCCAGCAAATATTTATATCAGTGTAGCATGTTTGAACGTTTGCAACGTGCTGGTCATCCTGTTGTCATGCTTACCCAACAG TATAGGATGCACCCGGAGATATGTCGCTTTCCTTCGTTGCACTTCTATGATGGGAAGTTGAAAAACGGCGACCAGATGTCCAGCAAAGCTGCAGTCTTCCATGAGACTGAGGGCCTTGGCCCTTACATGTTCTTTGATGTCGTTGATGGACAGGAAAGTCATGGTAAGAACACTGGTTCGCTATCCCTCTACAATGAATGTGAGGCTGATGCTGCTGTTGAAGTACTAAGACATTTTAAGAAGAG GTACCCATTGGAATTTGTCGGTGGAAGGATTGGTGTAATAACTCCATACAAGCGTCAACTTTCTGTTTTGCGTTCACGATTTTCCAGTGCATTTGGTTCTTCTATTTCAGCTGAAATGGAGTTTAATACAGTTGATGGTTTTCAAGGTCGAGAGGTTGACATCTTGGTACTTTCCACGGTTAGAGCAGCTGAACATCAGGCATCCAGATCGAGTTCTAGCAGTATTGGATTCGTTGCTGATGTTAGACGCATGAATGTTGCTCTCACAAGGGCCAAATTTTCCTTGTGGATTTTGGGAAATGCAAGAACGTTGCAGACAAATGAGAACTGGGCTTCTCTCCTGAAGGATGCTAAAGAAAGAAATTTGGTAACACAAGTTAGAAGACCATACAACAATCTTATCTTCAATTCAGCTTCACATGAAATTCCTCCCGACGAAGGTCCTGGGAATCATTTGAGGCAGCTGCAGCACGTCAATAAGGTAAAAGCAACTGCCAAGCATGCTGATGTGCAAAACACAAGGGCCAAAGATATATctgaaaagaagagaaaatacATTATGAGTGAAGCACCTGTTGATGCTGTGACAGGTGAAATTGAGCATGTTGTACCCTCTGTAAAAACCGTTGCACAAAGCAAAATAAGAGTCACGAACAAAAATAATTCTCCGTTGGTAAAGGATTTTGCATCTGTTTTTGTTGAAAATAGCGAGGGCCAAATATGCGAGGGTTTGAAGCCTTCCATTGATGGAAGTCAAGCCGGGAATGAGGGAACTTCTGGTAAAAGGACTAGCGCAATGAAAATTAAGAGTACGGAACTCAATTCACCAGATGGAAATATGGGTGGAAATTCAAGCAATGACCAAGAGCATTTGGAGAAAGTGAAATGTGAGAATCGTAGACATTTGAAACGTCAAGCATCCCGAAGGTGTTTAGATCCTTCCAAGCATCAGAGAACTTCGCTGATGATGGACACTGGCGTAACATCTCCTGAAGGAAGCCTAAGTGGAGACAGAGGTTACGTTGACAAAGCTTCAGGTCAAGTAGAATTGCCTAATGAtacaattttgaaaagaaaacaacaacGTGATGCTGTTGATGCTCTTCTTTCTTCTGCTCTTATATCTTCAAAGAAGCCCGAATCCTCAGCAAAATCTGTGCCCGTTAGGACGCTTTCCTCAACTAGTGTTGAAGGTGGTGTAATCCGAACCCGAAAATTGGGAAAAG CCCCACATAAAGATACTCATATTCCAGCCACGTCCCCCACAATTTCAAGGAAAGAAGAAATACTTGATGAAAGATAG